A single genomic interval of Corvus cornix cornix isolate S_Up_H32 chromosome 1, ASM73873v5, whole genome shotgun sequence harbors:
- the NEPRO gene encoding LOW QUALITY PROTEIN: nucleolus and neural progenitor protein (The sequence of the model RefSeq protein was modified relative to this genomic sequence to represent the inferred CDS: inserted 1 base in 1 codon; deleted 1 base in 1 codon), protein AYGIWECSISAAAPGHDAPPRGDLVRPATLPRLARMVLPTLGLAARSGKMAAPRAAWDGRDAPWNRLDVPWPASSATVPLAAQHPAVRLLSVLRRXCDIAGKRLTGPGLAAEGRVLRAVLYVYHSRLLRHRPYLALQQVEQCLKRLWKMNLVGSLETLVELIPKKNASEAQTECLVPSQPMLETVALKVLGGCKLVLRLLDCCCKAFLLSIKHLCSKEFILLNTVASGLLSRLWIQYRCVLQTLTSLYGALWTTLHLVSETQQTPYIKGFTFPSDISDFLGVNVSSEAKKQKAKMLTTKKSTSWMKKLFPAMPEAVSKVGKKRKSETCTSAVKSHSIPCPVDIGETVVVPRARRGKHPGFDVKTLLRPSRHPAQEGLSIASTPFKAKLAPPSSRIAKSQHTGSFVQMVQTAASFGELSEALRKAILWCKTNKFKSEAYFLRNKLLKSNRLHHVEAQGCSLKKKLRCVKTSVCKCLLYGSQHTRRPKQRLGARLCRRRITSSACLKTALQTAGQKPPELFGLCENISSLVLPAYQDGSPSQEEHCNIDTGHDRLSTTGTPKRLLLEASPGPVSKEAAEHTDIDSIFAAIGV, encoded by the exons GCTTATGGCATTTGGGAATGCAGTATATCAGCGGCAGCCCCGGGCCATGACGCACCCCCGCGAGGTGACTTGGTCCGGCCCGCGACTCTCCCG CGGCTCGCCCGGATGGTCCTGCCCACGCTAGGGCTCGCCGCGCGCAGCGGGAAGATGGCGGCGCCCAGGGCGGCGTGGGACGGGCGGGACGCGCCCTGGAATCGGCTGGATGTGCCCTGGCCCGCGAGCAGCGCCACGGTGCCGCTGGCGGCCCAACACCCCGCAG TGAGATTGCTGTCGGTGCTACGGC CGTGCGACATCGCCGGGAAGCGGCTGACGGGGCCGGGCCTGGCCGCCGAGGGACGCGTGCTGCGTGCCGTGCTCTACGTGTACCACAGCAGGCTGCTCCGGCACCGGCCTTAcctggccctgcagcag gtagaACAATGTTTGAAGCGCCTATGGAAAATGAATCTGGTGGGCAGCCTGGAAACTCTGGTAGAACTGATTCCGAA gaaaaatgcatCCGAAGCCCAGACAGAATGCTTGGTTCCCAGCCAGCCTATGCTGGAAACAGTGGCTTTGAAGGTATTGGGAGGCTGCAAGCTCGTACTGCGTCTACTGGATTGTTGCTGTAAAGCTTTTCT CTTGTCCATTAAACACCTCTGCTCGAAGGAATTCATACTCCTGAACACTGTGGCTTCAGGGCTCCTGAGCCGGCTCTG GATTCAGTACAGGTGTGTATTGCAGACCCTCACATCCTTGTATGGTGCGCTGTGGACAACGCTTCATCTGGTATCTGAGACCCAACAGACACCCTATATCAAGGGGTTTACCTTCCCTTCTGATATCAGCGACTTCCTTGGAGTTAATGTATCCTCTGAGGCAAAGAAGCAAAAGGCTAAAATGCTTACAACCAAAAAGTCTACCAGCTGGATGAAGAAGCTCTTCCCAGCAATGCCAGAGGCAGTATCAAAGgttgggaaaaagagaaaatctgagaCCTGTACAAGTGCCGTGAAAAGCCATAGCATCCCGTGCCCCGTGGACATTGGAGAGACAGTTGTGGTGCCCAGAGCCAGGAGAG GGAAGCACCCAGGGTTTGATGTGAAGACCTTGCTTAGGCCATCCAGACATCCAGCACAAGAG GGTCTAAGCATTGCATCAACACCTTTTAAAGCAAAGTTGGCACCACCCTCCTCTCGGATAGCAAAATCACAGCATACTGGATCTTTTGTGCAGATGGTCCAAACAGCTGCATCATTTGGGGAGCTGTCAGAGGCACTCAGAAAAGCTATTCTGTGGTGCAAAACCAACAAATTCAAATCAGAAGCCTATTTTCTGCGTAACAAGTTGTTGAAAAGCAACCGGCTGCACCATGTGGAGGCTCAAGGATGCAG CTTGAAGAAAAAGCTGCGCTGTGTCAAAACATCTGTCTGTAAATGCCTCCTGTACGGGTCACAGCACACGCGCCGGCCAAAGCAGCGCCTCGGGGCACGGCTCTGCCGAAGGAGGATCACATCATCTGCGTGCTTGAAGACAGCTCTACAGACCGCTGGGCAAAAGCCTCCTGAGCTTTTTGGGCTCTGTGAGAACATTTCATCCCTCGTCCTCCCAGCTTACCAGGATGGGTCTCCGAGTCAGGAAGAACATTGCAACATCGATACAGGACATGACAGACTAAGCACAACAGGGACCCCTAAgcggctgctgctggaagcaagCCCTGGCCCTGTGTCGAAAGAAGCTGCTGAGCACACAGATATTGATTCTATTTTTGCAGCAATAGGTGTCTGA
- the TAF13 gene encoding transcription initiation factor TFIID subunit 13: MADEEEDVPFEEDAEDAGGGLDGGQGRRKRLFSKELRCMMYGFGDDQNPYTESVDILEDLVIEFITEMTHKAMSIGRQGRVQVEDIVFLIRKDPRKFARVKDLLTMNEELKRARKAFDEANYGS, encoded by the exons ATGGCGGATGAGGAGGAGGACGTGCCG TTCGAAGAGGACGCGGAGGACGCCGGCGGGGGCCTGGACggcgggcagggcaggaggaagaggctgtTCTCCAAAGAGC TAAGGTGCATGATGTATGGATTCGGGGACGACCAGAACCCTTATACAGAATCAGTGGACATTCTTGAGGACCTGGTAATAGAATTTATCACAGAAATG ACACACAAGGCCATGTCCATCGGGCGGCAGGGTCGGGTGCAGGTTGAGGACATTGTCTTTCTAATACGCAAGGACCCCCGGAAGTTTGCCAGAGTTAAAGACCTCCTAACTATGAATGAAGAACTGAAACGAGCCAGAAAGGCCTTTGATGAAGCAAACTATGGGTCTTGA
- the GTPBP8 gene encoding GTP-binding protein 8 isoform X1, which produces MLLPRAGRAAGRASPPLAALAQVLRLERSRRTGIVFPLQKLERYLAPGTDTARFRLFQPGLAALQRAEALFRSDRGHPIDYVSSAVRMDHAPPPALPEVCFIGRSNVGKSSLIRALFSLAPEVEVRVSKTPGHTKKMNFFKVGKYFTLVDMPGYGYRAPQDFVEMVEAYLQERRNLKRTFLLVDGVVGLQKTDNIAVEMLEEFGIPYVMVLTKIDRASRGVLLKNVLEIQEFVKENTQGCFPQLFLVSSVEFSGVHLLRCFVAHVTGNLPTVEAS; this is translated from the exons atgctgctgccccGGGCGGGCCGTGCTGCGGGCCGGGCCTCGCCGCCGCTGGCCGCCCTGGCCCAGGTGCTGCGGCTGGAGCGGAGCCGCCGCACCGGGATCGTGTTCCCGCTGCAGAAGCTGGAGCGGTACCTGGCGCCCGGCACCGACACGGCGCGGTTCCGCCTCTTCCAGCCCGGGCTGGCCGCCCTGCAGCGCGCCGAGGCGCTCTTCAGGTCCGACCGCGGGCACCCCATCGACTACGTGAGCTCCGCCGTCCGCATGGACCATGCCCCGCCGCCGGCCCTGCCCGAG GTGTGCTTCATCGGCCGAAGCAATGTGGGGAAATCATCTTTAATCCGGGCCTTGTTTTCGCTGGCTCCAGAAGTGGAAGTTAGAGTGTCAAAAACTCCT GGCCATACCAAGAAGATGAATTTCTTCAAAGTGGGGAAGTACTTTACTCTGGTGGACATGCCAGGATACGGCTATCGTGCCCCGCAGGACTTTGTTGAGATGGTGGAGGCCTATCTGCAGGAACGGCGCAA CTTGAAGAGGACTTTCCTATTAGTTGATGGTGTAGTTGGACTCCAGAAAACGGATAACATTGCGGTAGAGATGCTGGAAGAGTTTGGGATTCCTTATGTG ATGGTGTTAACAAAAATTGATCGAGCTTCCAGGGGAGTGTTGTTAAAGAACGTACTGGAGATCCAGGAGTTTGTAAAGGAGAACACTCAGGGATGCtttcctcagctgttcctgGTCAG TTCTGTGGAGTTCTCAGGGGTTCATTTGCTCAGGTGTTTTGTAGCCCATGTTACTGGAAACCTGCCCACTGTAGAGGCCAGCTGA
- the GTPBP8 gene encoding GTP-binding protein 8 isoform X2, translating into MLLPRAGRAAGRASPPLAALAQVLRLERSRRTGIVFPLQKLERYLAPGTDTARFRLFQPGLAALQRAEALFRSDRGHPIDYVSSAVRMDHAPPPALPEGHTKKMNFFKVGKYFTLVDMPGYGYRAPQDFVEMVEAYLQERRNLKRTFLLVDGVVGLQKTDNIAVEMLEEFGIPYVMVLTKIDRASRGVLLKNVLEIQEFVKENTQGCFPQLFLVSSVEFSGVHLLRCFVAHVTGNLPTVEAS; encoded by the exons atgctgctgccccGGGCGGGCCGTGCTGCGGGCCGGGCCTCGCCGCCGCTGGCCGCCCTGGCCCAGGTGCTGCGGCTGGAGCGGAGCCGCCGCACCGGGATCGTGTTCCCGCTGCAGAAGCTGGAGCGGTACCTGGCGCCCGGCACCGACACGGCGCGGTTCCGCCTCTTCCAGCCCGGGCTGGCCGCCCTGCAGCGCGCCGAGGCGCTCTTCAGGTCCGACCGCGGGCACCCCATCGACTACGTGAGCTCCGCCGTCCGCATGGACCATGCCCCGCCGCCGGCCCTGCCCGAG GGCCATACCAAGAAGATGAATTTCTTCAAAGTGGGGAAGTACTTTACTCTGGTGGACATGCCAGGATACGGCTATCGTGCCCCGCAGGACTTTGTTGAGATGGTGGAGGCCTATCTGCAGGAACGGCGCAA CTTGAAGAGGACTTTCCTATTAGTTGATGGTGTAGTTGGACTCCAGAAAACGGATAACATTGCGGTAGAGATGCTGGAAGAGTTTGGGATTCCTTATGTG ATGGTGTTAACAAAAATTGATCGAGCTTCCAGGGGAGTGTTGTTAAAGAACGTACTGGAGATCCAGGAGTTTGTAAAGGAGAACACTCAGGGATGCtttcctcagctgttcctgGTCAG TTCTGTGGAGTTCTCAGGGGTTCATTTGCTCAGGTGTTTTGTAGCCCATGTTACTGGAAACCTGCCCACTGTAGAGGCCAGCTGA